DNA from bacterium:
TGATGATTAGCTGCTGCATGAGGATAGGGGATTAAGATAGCAGGAATACCAAAAAAACTAATTTCACTAATTGTCATAGCTCCTGCCCTTGATATTACAATATCAGAGATTGCGTAAATATCTCCGATATGTTCTGTGAAAGGCATTACTTTTACGTCTAAATTAGTTTTTTTATATTTATCCAGAATTAATTGATAATCCCTTTCTCCTGTGATATGTATTATGTGCCAGTGTTTAAGATGTTCTTTTATATTGATAAATGTATCTAGAGAAACAATATTGATTTGATGCGCTCCCTGACTGCCTCCAAATACAAGGATTGTTTTCTTTTTTTTTAAAACCAAATTATGCCTTTTGTCAGCTGCTTTTAAAATGTCATCTCTTATAGGATTGCCGACTGTTGCAATCCTTCTTTTGCAAGACAGATATTTTTTTGTCTCATCAAATGCCACATCAACCTCTGTTGCTATATTTGCCAATAATTTATTTGTAGAGCCTGAAACAACATTCTGCTCATGAATTAAGGTAGGGATCCTCATTAAGTATGCAGCTATAATAGGGGATATGCTAATATAACTTCCCATCCCGAGGATTAAATCAGGCTTAAATTTTAATATAATAATAAAAGATTGGATCAAGCTCAAAAAGGCTTCAGCGAAGCATAGGATAATACTAGACGGCCTGTTTCTGTTCCATCCCCGGCCATAAATAGTAGCTGTTTTGAAACCTCTTTTTTTAATTTTATCGGAGGAACAGCGTCTTGAAATTAGAAATAATACGTCAGAATTTCCAACCATTTTTTTTATGTAATCTGCAATTGCCAAAGCAGGATACAAATGTCCACCTGTTGTTCCCGCGGCAAATATGATCTTTATACGCTTCATCATTCCCATTCCTTGCTGACATTAAGTAATAAGCCAATGGCAGTCATGTTAACAATTAGGGAAGAGCCTCCAAAGCTTATGAATGGAAGGGTTGTTCCCTTTGTTGGTAGGAGTCCTGTAACAACACCAATGTTTATTATAACCTGATATGCAATCATTACAGTAATACCAATTGCCAATAGATGTCCGTATAAGTCAGGGGCATGATATGCTATAATAATGCCTCTCCATATTATGTATGTAAATAACAGAATTATTAGCAAAGTTCCTATGAATCCAAGTTCTTCACCAATTATTGAAAATATAAAGTCTGTATGTGCCTCCGGCAGGTAGAATAATTTCTGGATTCCTTTGCCAAGTCCTTTTCCCCACCAGCCTCCTGATCCTAATGCATAAAAGGATTGGATGATTTGATATCCTTTTCCCAGAGGATCATCCCATGGATTAAGAAAAACCATTATTCTTTCCATACGATAAGGAAAGGTGCGAATTGCAATGTAGATAGCTGGAAGCGATGAGAGAAAGAAGATTGCCAGATGCTTCATATTAGCTCCTGATATGAACATCATTGTCAAAACAATTCCTGCAATAAGCACACATGATCCAAGATCGTTTTTTATTATTAGAGCTAATACTAAACCCAATACCAGCATTTGAGGGAGAAAACCTTTTATGAATTCTTTAATATTATGCTGTTTTCTGGTTAAGAAATTAGAGACATATATAATCATAACAAGTCTCGCAAGCTCTGAAGGCTGCATACTTAACGGGCCGATTCTAATCCATCTTCTGGCTCCTCCTGCAGCTCTGCCAATGTAGGGAAAATACACAAGGATTAATAGAATAATTGTTAGAACCAAAAGAGGCTTCCCAAGTTTTTTAAGCATCTCATAGCGGATATTCATACTTGTAAACATAAATATAAGCCCTATAAAAGCCAGAATTAAATGACGGGCAAGAAAATGAAAGGGATTGTTAAATTTTGATATGGAAACCATAGCTGCCGTATCGAATACCATTATGATTCCAATACCAATAAGGATGAAGACAACAGATAGCAATGCAATATTCTGTTTATGCATGCTCGATTCTTGATTTTAGCGTATTAACAGCATTTTTGAAGAGATTGCCTCGTTCTATATAATTTTGAAACATATCAAAACTGCTG
Protein-coding regions in this window:
- the murG gene encoding undecaprenyldiphospho-muramoylpentapeptide beta-N-acetylglucosaminyltransferase; amino-acid sequence: MMKRIKIIFAAGTTGGHLYPALAIADYIKKMVGNSDVLFLISRRCSSDKIKKRGFKTATIYGRGWNRNRPSSIILCFAEAFLSLIQSFIIILKFKPDLILGMGSYISISPIIAAYLMRIPTLIHEQNVVSGSTNKLLANIATEVDVAFDETKKYLSCKRRIATVGNPIRDDILKAADKRHNLVLKKKKTILVFGGSQGAHQINIVSLDTFINIKEHLKHWHIIHITGERDYQLILDKYKKTNLDVKVMPFTEHIGDIYAISDIVISRAGAMTISEISFFGIPAILIPYPHAAANHQFYNGKLLSDNGAGIIIEEKSLCVVKLSERILDLIKNEHKLEQMALRSRKLGSLHINSTEKIFERIKNYI
- the ftsW gene encoding putative lipid II flippase FtsW; the encoded protein is MHKQNIALLSVVFILIGIGIIMVFDTAAMVSISKFNNPFHFLARHLILAFIGLIFMFTSMNIRYEMLKKLGKPLLVLTIILLILVYFPYIGRAAGGARRWIRIGPLSMQPSELARLVMIIYVSNFLTRKQHNIKEFIKGFLPQMLVLGLVLALIIKNDLGSCVLIAGIVLTMMFISGANMKHLAIFFLSSLPAIYIAIRTFPYRMERIMVFLNPWDDPLGKGYQIIQSFYALGSGGWWGKGLGKGIQKLFYLPEAHTDFIFSIIGEELGFIGTLLIILLFTYIIWRGIIIAYHAPDLYGHLLAIGITVMIAYQVIINIGVVTGLLPTKGTTLPFISFGGSSLIVNMTAIGLLLNVSKEWE